The Arachis ipaensis cultivar K30076 chromosome B07, Araip1.1, whole genome shotgun sequence genomic interval ACAACAAGCCAGACATGTAATTCATGATAGCCATCACAGCCCATGGAACAGCACTGAACCATGCTGCATGCCTGAGATCCACATGATATACCTATGATGAGAAATTATTTAGATATGGAACATGAAGTTTTGATTTCTAAATCTTTATTGCTTGACTTTTGACAATCATAAAGTATAAAATAGGATAAGTCTTACCGAGTTGAAGTATATGGGCATCcaagaaagaacaataaaaaaccCCTGTGAAATAGAAGAGGGGAAGTTAAGGAAATGAcaacaaataataaataaataaataaacaaataacagAGTTTGCATgaaaaaatcatcaaaataatgAAGAGAATAATCATGATGTTGAGGAAAGGGGTCAAGAACCATATTTCGGGACTATCTCTTATATTTCTCTATTGGCGAATAACAAAAGATGAGGATTACTTCATGCATGGAAATAACAGTCTCTAGCTGGGAAATAATAAATGGTAATGTTGCTATCAAATATGAAAATTTATCAACTATTAAGAATGCCTGCAATTATAAAATAATCAGGTACAATAAATATCAAGCATTACCCAGCTATGCATGGAATTTGCAACAATTAGAGACCATGTTGGCATCTTAGAAAACAAGCGCCTGAAAGGAGGGATCACTTTAACTTTCTTGGTTTTTGCTGTCTCAACGGCAACAGAATTTTGCCTTTTATTCAATATATACTCCAATTCATATTGTGATATCTGAGGACTTTGGTCAGGAGTGCTGGACGTTGCAGATAACCATACCAAGACCCAAAGAAACCCAGACAAGCCAAAAATCACAAATGGACCAAATATACCACCTTGTGACATAAGGATTGGAGACAGTGAGAGCCCTAATGCGCATCCAAGCTGAAACCCAGCCATTGAAATTCCAACAGCCCTTGCGCGTTCAGTTTGAGGAAACCATCTAACAGGGAAGAACAAAATTCAGTCATGATCAAGCCTCTCTTGCTCCAGCAAATCAGAAAATCATCACAAATTGACAAATCAAAGGCCATGCATTAAACTCATAAGTCATAACCTTATAGCCGTATTCTAGTTATCATATATACAATCATCATGAAGTGACAACCAAGTCATGTCATGAGAAAAACTAATCATAACTATAAAATGTGATATTCTTGGTGCCATCTGAAAATGAATACTTGCACAAATCAAACCCATGTCACTGTTCAATACCTGGCCACCATGTTATTCATGGAAGGAAGAGCAACTCCTTCAGCTATGCCGAGCAAAGCACGAACAGCAAGCAGTGCCAAAAGCGAGTTCTCCGCAGCAAAGGGAGTAAGAAAAGTAGCCAGCGACCACAGTGCCACTCCCCAAGCCATGACCACCTTGCCGCCATAGTGATCAACCAACATACCTCCAGCTATAGGTGAAGCGAAATAACCCCAGAGAAAAGACGACTGATATGCACACCCATCAAACATCAATTAAGAAAACCTCCAAATTTCTCCTCAGAATATTAATCAGCATAGTGAGTTCTTCAAACACTTTGAAGAAGCATCAATCAAGAACCAGAAAAATGTTAGTTTGGCTTAAGTTATCAAATCAAAATGACAAAAActtccttttttattattttatttattttttggctTTCCCAAAATTCTCACGAAACTGTTCCGAACTTAGCATCCAATAATGTAAGTTTTAGTTGTCTCAGACTAATCGGCTTTGAGCCAAGTAAACTTACCAGATACTACTCAACATGCTtgtaacaattttgaactgattAACTTCTCTTGAATCTTGGATGCAAAATTATGCTAATTCAAACTAAAAATAGATAACTTGGATGCAATTCTTCAAACATGTGGTGTGCATGTGTGGGAAAGAGATACCTGAACGACACCGGCAAAAGCGCGGCTCCAGCCATTGGCGAGGGACAACGGCACGATGGCGACTGACATGACGACGCGATCGGCGTTACACAGAGCAAGAGCGAGAGCAAGCATCGCCACCACTTTCACCCTCTCCGAAGTGATGAACTCTGTAAAACTCGGTTCCAGTtgctgttgctgctgctgctgctgtcgTTTCTGGTTGTACGGTTCGTTCTTGTCGGGAATGGAGTTGAAGTGAGCGTCATTTGAAGAAACCCGAACTCGAAGGCGTTGTTGAACGGAGCGAAGAGGACGAAGGGAAGAAGGGGAGGCATTGAGCCAGTGAATTTGCGAAGAGAGGAGGTAGAGCTGATCGGAGGTTCTGGTACGGTGGTTCTTTTGCGGCGAAGGAATGGCTTTTAAGGCGGCTGCTCCTCCGAGAGCGGGGGCGGAGAAAAGGGACATGACgctggaggaggaagaagaagagttccGACAGTGACTGACTATCTGACGGGGCGGGTTTGTTGAATGCTGACTACGAAATTACGGCAATGACCTTGGTTCTTGGTGACTGTGAGTGTAGCTTGAATGTGGTATGTGGGTAGATGTAAACCAAGGATGAAAATCGAACCGTCATTCAACcgttttaattattagtttattaatttattagcctaattaattttttttggtgactattagCNNNNNNNNNNNNNNNNNNNNNNNNNNNNNTAATTATACTattatattctaattaaaaaaattattttataataaaataataaataaattattaataaatattttaaaatataattatagtctaataataatataaactttaaaatattttttaaatttaaaaacattACATCaactaaaatttaatataatCTTTGATctcattaattattaataatttatcacttgttagttaatattattgttacggcctggcccaaattcacgcgggtcaacccgacccgagttCTCTCCGGCCCGGCAATGCGTCCtccacccgacccggacacgcgtcccgtacggcttgcACACAGCCGTGGGACAGCGTCCTTGAGGGTATGGGCCTGTCCACTTGAggggcccactactgacatgtatataaaggggagactggctctccccccGAGGTACGTGACGTTCTTACCCCCCCCTCTGCATgcgaagtgctcgggacctcgcacACCCGGGACCAGGAGACCACGACCAGACGAGCCTCTCCACTATCCCAAGCGTTGACCCCAGAGTCCTGACCCGATCCGTCCGGTATCCGacttaccgaacattggcgccgtctgtggggaaaaTCGTCCATGGATTTTGTGCTGGTCCAAACTGGGACAGGCTCCGAGGTAGCGCCTCCCGTGCTCGGGGGAGGCGCCGTTGGGACGGAAACCCGGCAACAACAGAGGTCGCCCCCAAGGGATGCGACGCAAACTTacgagagacgccccttcggggggGACAGGTGACAACcacgccaggataatgcaagaaCTGCGCCACAGAATGCAGGACTTAGAGCGCAGGCTAGCAGAGAGAGAGCGCGACCAACGCTCCCCAGAGCGGAGCCCCACCCGTTCCCGTTCAAGGAGCCGCTCGAGGCGCACGCCGAGCCCCCAATACGAGTCGGAGAGCACTGGGGGGCGGGTACGCCCCAGAAGAAGAAGTCGGGACCCCATTATCTACGCCCGACACGAAAGGCGGCGTGCGTCGAACAGGGGCGACGAGGAGGCGCACCGCGAGAACGACGAGTCGAGAAGAACTGCCCGAGGACCCGTCATAATAGGAGCGACTCCTTTCCACCGTTCCGTACTCGAGGTCCGACTACCGAAACACTTCGACAAGCCGACAGACATGAAGTATAACGGAACGCAAGACCCCCTGGAACActtgacggcctttgaggccaggatgaacctagaaggagtgggagacgaggtcagatgccgcgctttcccggtcaccttagcgggcccggcaatacggtggttcaacaacctcccgcaaggctcggtgacccaattctccgacatcagccacgccttcttggctcagttcacgactaggattgtcaaagccaaacacccaatcAATTTGCTAGGGGTGACACAGAGACCCGGAGAGCCGACCAGGAAATACCTGGACCGTTTTAATGACGAGTGCTTGGAAATTGACGGTCTGACGGACTCGGTGGCAAGTTTGTGCTTAACGAACGGGCTCTCGAATGAGAACTTCAGGAAACACCTCACCACAAAGCCCGTCtggacaatgcaagagatccagtgcgtggccaaagaatacatcaatgacgaggaagtcagccgggttgtggctgccaataaacggcagcccgcctacaaccaaGCCCAGCACTTTGAAGCCAgagaaagaccaaaggaacacgccagggacggcggtccgagtaaaccacccaaaccgttcccccgagttgggaagttcaccaactacacccccctcACGGCATCGATCActgaagtttaccaacagataacagaaaaggggatactgtcgaagccccgaccactgaaggacaggacgggaggaaacaagaacctctactgcgagtatcacaagggttacgggcacaagacccaagactgctttgaCCTAAAGGACGCCCTCGAGCAAGCTATCAGGGACGGCAAACTCGCCGATTTCTCCCACCTTATAAGGGAACCAAGGAGACGCAACCGGGACCACGACAGCGAAGATAGATCCCGACCAACGAGGCGACGACAAGAACCAGAGGGTgacgaccacggtctcacggtggtAAATGTGGTGACGGCCAAGAATACCGCCCCGAAGTCGAAATCGGCGCAGAAGAAAGATGCCAAGGTCCTAGCGGTCTCCACCTCACCCGTTAGAAATCTTAAGGGTCTCCCACCTATCTCTTTCGGCccggaggaccaatggttcgacgaggtgccggaaagtccgcccatggtcatcacggctagggtcggaactggcctcgtcaaacgaatcctggtaGACACGGGGGCAGACTCAAATTTCATGTTCCGAAACATTTTCGATGCCCTGGGATTGAGAGATTCTGACctgacgacccaccagcacggtgtggtagggttaggagaccacttcatcaagccggacGGAATCATCACACTCCCGACCTCTGTGGGACAAGGGCAAAGACGGAGAACAGTCATGGCAGACTTTGTAATATTACGAGATTCGACGGCTtataacatcatcctggggagaaagaccattaacgacctgggggcagctatcagtacgaaactactggtgatgaagttcatcaccgatgacggatccgtgggatccctcaggggcgacttggaaacggcggtcgcttgcgaccacgccagcctttCTCTCAGGAAAAAATCCAAAGAAGCGTCAGGGGTCTTCCTGGCCGACCTGGATGCCAGGGTAGACGACAAACCCAGACCAGAGCTAGAAGGAGACTTGGAAAAGTTCAGAGTCGGCGAGGAGGACGATaaattcacattcataaacagaaacctcccccacgagataaaggagcctttgatggaaatgatcagggccaatgccgacctctttgcTTGGACACCTgccgacatgcccgggatagatcCCCAGCTCATGTCGCATCACCTGGCCGTAAAGGTAGGAGCCAAACCAGTGGCCcagagaaggagaaaaatgtcGCAGGAAAGGGTGGAAGAGGTGGCCAAGCAAACGGCCAGCCTCTT includes:
- the LOC107609396 gene encoding probable anion transporter 4, chloroplastic isoform X1, with product MSLFSAPALGGAAALKAIPSPQKNHRTRTSDQLYLLSSQIHWLNASPSSLRPLRSVQQRLRVRVSSNDAHFNSIPDKNEPYNQKRQQQQQQQQLEPSFTEFITSERVKVVAMLALALALCNADRVVMSVAIVPLSLANGWSRAFAGVVQSSFLWGYFASPIAGGMLVDHYGGKVVMAWGVALWSLATFLTPFAAENSLLALLAVRALLGIAEGVALPSMNNMVARWFPQTERARAVGISMAGFQLGCALGLSLSPILMSQGGIFGPFVIFGLSGFLWVLVWLSATSSTPDQSPQISQYELEYILNKRQNSVAVETAKTKKVKVIPPFRRLFSKMPTWSLIVANSMHSWGFFIVLSWMPIYFNSVYHVDLRHAAWFSAVPWAVMAIMNYMSGLLSDMMIQSGTSVTLTRKIMQTIGFVGPGVCLIGLATAKNPSVGAAWLTVAFGLKSFSHSGFLVNLQEIAPKYSGVLHGISNTAATLAAIIGTVGAGYFVELVGSFPGFLWLTSLLYFLSALFYCLFSTAERVNFDDPAFQVSLY
- the LOC107609396 gene encoding probable anion transporter 4, chloroplastic isoform X4 gives rise to the protein MFDGCAYQSSFLWGYFASPIAGGMLVDHYGGKVVMAWGVALWSLATFLTPFAAENSLLALLAVRALLGIAEGVALPSMNNMVARWFPQTERARAVGISMAGFQLGCALGLSLSPILMSQGGIFGPFVIFGLSGFLWVLVWLSATSSTPDQSPQISQYELEYILNKRQNSVAVETAKTKKVKVIPPFRRLFSKMPTWSLIVANSMHSWGFFIVLSWMPIYFNSVYHVDLRHAAWFSAVPWAVMAIMNYMSGLLSDMMIQSGTSVTLTRKIMQTIGFVGPGVCLIGLATAKNPSVGAAWLTVAFGLKSFSHSGFLVNLQEIAPKYSGVLHGISNTAATLAAIIGTVGAGYFVELVGSFPGFLWLTSLLYFLSALFYCLFSTAERVNFDDPAFQVSLY
- the LOC107609396 gene encoding probable anion transporter 4, chloroplastic isoform X3, translated to MSLFSAPALGGAAALKAIPSPQKNHRTRTSDQLYLLSSQIHWLNASPSSLRPLRSVQQRLRVRVSSNDAHFNSIPDKNEPYNQKRQQQQQQQQLEPSFTEFITSERVKVVAMLALALALCNADRVVMSVAIVPLSLANGWSRAFAGVVQSSFLWGYFASPIAGGMLVDHYGGKVVMAWGVALWSLATFLTPFAAENSLLALLAVRALLGIAEGVALPSMNNMVARWFPQTERARAVGISMAGFQLGCALGLSLSPILMSQGGIFGPFVIFGLSGFLWVLVWLSATSSTPDQSPQISQYELEYILNKRQNSVAVETAKTKKVKVIPPFRRLFSKMPTWSLIVANSMHSWGFFIVLSWMPIYFNSVYHVDLRHAAWFSAVPWAVMAIMNYMSGLLSDMMIQSGTSVTLTRKIMQTIGFVGPGVCLIGLATAKNPSVGAAWLTVAFGLKSFSHSGFLVNLQEIAPKYSGVLHGISNTAATLAAIIGTVGAGYFVELVGSFPGFLWLTSLLYFLSALFYCLFSTAERVNFDDPVS
- the LOC107606949 gene encoding serine/arginine-rich splicing factor 11-like, with product MQELRHRMQDLERRLAERERDQRSPERSPTRSRSRSRSRRTPSPQYESESTGGRVRPRRRSRDPIIYARHERRRASNRGDEEAHRENDESRRTARGPVIIGATPFHRSDALEQAIRDGKLADFSHLIREPRRRNRDHDSEDRSRPTRRRQEPEGDDHGLTVVNVVTAKNTAPKSKSAQKKDAKVLAVSTSPVRNLKGLPPISFGPEDQWFDEGQCRPLCLDTCRHARDRSPAHVASPGRKGRSQTSGPEKEKNVAGKGGRGGQANGQPLRSGIHPGTGQLDLVVECSSG
- the LOC107609396 gene encoding probable anion transporter 4, chloroplastic isoform X2; the encoded protein is MSLFSAPALGGAAALKAIPSPQKNHRTRTSDQLYLLSSQIHWLNASPSSLRPLRSVQQRLRVRVSSNDAHFNSIPDKNEPYNQKRQQQQQQQQLEPSFTEFITSERVKVVAMLALALALCNADRVVMSVAIVPLSLANGWSRAFAGVVQSSFLWGYFASPIAGGMLVDHYGGKVVMAWGVALWSLATFLTPFAAENSLLALLAVRALLGIAEGVALPSMNNMVARWFPQTERARAVGISMAGFQLGCALGLSLSPILMSQGGIFGPFVIFGLSGFLWVLVWLSATSSTPDQSPQISQYELEYILNKRQNSVAVETAKTKKVKVIPPFRRLFSKMPTWSLIVANSMHSWGFFIVLSWMPIYFNSVYHVDLRHAAWFSAVPWAVMAIMNYMSGLLSDMMIQSGTSVTLTRKIMQTIGFVGPGVCLIGLATAKNPSVGAAWLTVAFGLKSFSHSGFLVNLQEIAPKYSGVLHGISNTAATLAAIIGTVGAGYFVELVGSFPGFLWLTSLLYFLSALFYCLFSTAERVNFDDPGEYKFS